A single window of Eucalyptus grandis isolate ANBG69807.140 chromosome 1, ASM1654582v1, whole genome shotgun sequence DNA harbors:
- the LOC104433085 gene encoding copper transporter 1-like — MSQGDHEGMNMTPGSMSMSNSSSNGYDGMNMKMMMHMSFYWGKDAIILFSGWPEQRLGMYVLALFFIFVLALAVEVLSVSPNIRTSTNPIAGATMQAAIYGLKMALAYMVMLSLMSFNVGVFIVAVIGHAFGFFLVKSQALAAANKAAAASSAAASVAAKV, encoded by the coding sequence ATGTCTCAGGGCGATCATGAAGGAATGAACATGACTCCTGGTTCAATGTCGATGAGCAACTCATCCTCCAACGGCTACGACGGAATGaacatgaagatgatgatgcaCATGAGTTTCTATTGGGGCAAGGACGCCATCATCCTCTTCTCCGGTTGGCCAGAGCAGCGGCTCGGCATGTACGTGCTGgctctcttcttcatcttcgtcCTGGCCTTGGCAGTGGAGGTTTTGTCCGTCTCTCCCAACATTAGGACCAGCACGAACCCGATCGCGGGTGCCACTATGCAGGCAGCGATATATGGGTTGAAGATGGCCTTGGCCTATATGGTGATGCTCTCCCTCATGTCCTTCAACGTCGGGGTCTTCATCGTGGCTGTGATCGGCCATGCTTTTGGCTTCTTTCTAGTCAAGAGTCAGGCTCTGGCGGCAGCGAATAAAGCGGCCGCAGCTAGTTCTGCGGCCGCCAGCGTTGCTGCTAAAGTTTAA